The Candidatus Angelobacter sp. nucleotide sequence CGAAATGCTTGGCCTTGACCGTACGCGCCGAGGCATCGATGGCGTCAAGTGTCCCCACGTACGTCGCGCTGGTTTGCTCGATTGCCCGTGCCGTCGGCGATCCTCCCGGCAGTTCATAAACGACCGTCACCAGGTGACCGACCTTCACGTCCTCGAGCGAACCGCTCCGGTCATCGCGCAGGACCACTCTGCAATCGGCGGCAATTTCGAACGTCCTGTGCAACCCGCTGCGACTTAGCTTCAGGGTATGCGCGTTGCGATCGATCGTCTGGACCGTGCCCGAGTAGCTCAGTTCTTGCTGTGTGAACCGGTTCGCCACCAGCACGCCGCTCGCATCCTTGTATTGCACGTCCACCTTCTGGCCGGCTCGAAGGTCGTCCAGTGTCGCGTCTTTTTTATCGCCGATCGAGAACTCGCAATTGTCGGCGATGTTAAACGTACGGGTGAACAGCATCCCCTTCAGTTTGACCGTTTTTTCCTTCGCATCGACTCTGGCGATGATGCCTGAATACGATTTCTCCTTCTGTTTCATGACGGCCTGTTCATCCGCGCGCGCGCTCCACGCGGAAACGGCAAACAAGACCGCCATTCCAATGGCCATGCTTTTTATATTGGTTTTCATAGCAATAGATTAGATGCCACGCGGGAAGCCTCCGTTCAATCAGGGATTCACCTACCTCCGGGCACCGGAACATCCACGGGCGCAACCTTCGGACCGCGGTTCCATCGCCCCAAAATCCAACTGAAGACAAACTGGATACATTGTCTTGCGTTGGATCACCGCTGGACGCGCGCGCCGCCCCCTTTCATCAGTTTCTCGACCTCGTCCTTGCCCGCCATTGATGTGTCGCCCGGCGTGGTCAT carries:
- a CDS encoding DUF5666 domain-containing protein; this translates as MKTNIKSMAIGMAVLFAVSAWSARADEQAVMKQKEKSYSGIIARVDAKEKTVKLKGMLFTRTFNIADNCEFSIGDKKDATLDDLRAGQKVDVQYKDASGVLVANRFTQQELSYSGTVQTIDRNAHTLKLSRSGLHRTFEIAADCRVVLRDDRSGSLEDVKVGHLVTVVYELPGGSPTARAIEQTSATYVGTLDAIDASARTVKAKHFVGDRKFSLADHCKIVVNGKSDGKLSDLRLGQKLVLSYDEIDGVNVVNRIAQAEEATKSEMSEAEKQGERAQK